The Roseibaca calidilacus genome has a window encoding:
- a CDS encoding ammonium transporter, with the protein MQLKKLFPIVAAAALVPTLGLAQDEALSAERVNSEMVFIMNTLLFLMGGFLVFFMAAGFAMLETGLVRSKNATMQLVKNVALFSLASIAYFVVGFNLMYPGDGWIIEGWMGGFSSTSLEPVGVAYDDLNDVTYASIGSDFIFQLMFCAATASIVSGAVAERIKLWPFLIFVIILTGLIYPIQASWSWGGGFLSEAGFSDFAGSSIVHGAGGWAALAGVLILGSRAGKYGKDGRVTVMPGSNLPLATLGMFILWLGWFGFNGGSQLAMGTVSDVADVSRIFANTNTAAAGGAIAALILTQVLYKKVDLTMVLNGALAGLVSITAEPLAPGLGLATLIGAVGGVIVVFTVPMLDKMKIDDVVGAIPVHLFAGIWGTLAVVLSNSDASIGAQIYGIVAIGAFMFVVSGIFWFILKMVMGIRVSDEDQMTGLDTSELGMEAYPEFGSR; encoded by the coding sequence ATGCAACTCAAGAAACTCTTTCCCATTGTGGCCGCGGCGGCGCTTGTGCCGACACTCGGCCTCGCGCAGGACGAAGCGCTGAGCGCTGAACGCGTAAATTCCGAAATGGTCTTCATCATGAACACGCTGCTGTTCCTGATGGGTGGCTTTCTTGTATTCTTCATGGCTGCGGGCTTTGCCATGCTGGAAACCGGGCTGGTCCGGTCCAAGAACGCAACCATGCAGTTGGTCAAGAACGTGGCGCTGTTCTCGTTGGCGTCGATTGCCTATTTCGTTGTCGGCTTCAACCTGATGTATCCGGGCGATGGCTGGATCATCGAGGGTTGGATGGGCGGCTTCTCGTCGACGTCTCTGGAACCTGTTGGCGTGGCCTATGACGACCTGAACGACGTGACCTATGCATCTATCGGGTCTGACTTCATCTTCCAGCTGATGTTCTGTGCCGCAACCGCTTCGATTGTTTCGGGCGCCGTTGCTGAACGCATCAAGCTGTGGCCCTTCCTGATTTTCGTCATCATCCTGACCGGCCTGATCTATCCGATTCAGGCAAGCTGGAGCTGGGGCGGCGGCTTCCTGTCCGAAGCTGGCTTCTCGGACTTCGCCGGTTCTTCGATCGTGCACGGCGCAGGCGGTTGGGCAGCCTTGGCCGGTGTTCTGATCCTTGGTTCGCGGGCTGGTAAATATGGCAAAGATGGCCGCGTAACTGTCATGCCGGGGTCGAACCTGCCGCTGGCCACGCTGGGCATGTTCATCTTGTGGCTGGGTTGGTTCGGCTTCAACGGCGGTTCGCAGCTTGCCATGGGCACTGTCAGCGACGTTGCCGATGTTAGCCGCATCTTCGCCAACACCAACACGGCGGCTGCCGGTGGTGCAATTGCCGCGCTGATCCTGACGCAGGTTCTGTACAAGAAGGTCGACCTGACCATGGTGCTGAACGGCGCGCTGGCTGGGCTTGTATCGATCACGGCAGAACCGCTGGCCCCCGGCCTTGGTCTGGCCACGTTGATCGGTGCCGTGGGTGGTGTGATCGTGGTCTTCACCGTCCCGATGTTGGACAAGATGAAGATTGACGATGTGGTCGGTGCCATTCCGGTTCACCTGTTCGCCGGTATCTGGGGCACCTTGGCCGTGGTGTTGTCGAACAGCGATGCCAGCATTGGCGCGCAAATCTACGGGATCGTTGCGATTGGTGCCTTCATGTTCGTGGTTTCCGGCATCTTCTGGTTCATCCTGAAAATGGTGATGGGTATCCGCGTCAGCGACGAAGACCAGATGACCGGTCTGGACACGTCGGAACTGGGTATGGAAGCATATCCTGAGTTCGGTAGCCGCTGA
- a CDS encoding P-II family nitrogen regulator — MKYIIAAIKPFKLEEVREALTSIGVRGMMVTEIKGFGAQSGHTEIYRGAEYAVNFVPKLKLEIGVSDAMADQVVETLQKTAKTDKIGDGKIFVLDLASATRVRTGETGEDAL, encoded by the coding sequence GTGAAATATATCATTGCGGCGATAAAACCGTTCAAGCTGGAAGAGGTTCGCGAAGCGCTGACCTCTATCGGCGTGCGCGGCATGATGGTGACCGAAATCAAGGGGTTCGGCGCACAATCCGGGCATACCGAAATCTATCGCGGCGCGGAATATGCCGTGAATTTCGTGCCAAAGCTGAAACTGGAAATCGGCGTCAGCGACGCGATGGCCGATCAGGTGGTCGAAACCCTGCAAAAAACCGCGAAAACCGACAAGATCGGCGATGGCAAGATCTTCGTGCTGGATCTGGCGTCAGCCACGCGCGTGCGCACCGGTGAAACCGGCGAAGACGCGCTTTGA
- a CDS encoding DUF2853 family protein — MGRRDELIERYASDLKEKCGVTPDMDLLRKVTIGCGPSIYNPDASTVAGSQEHELETVRKSFLVKKLGLADGPELDKAIDAVIEQYGRSERNKYRAVIYYLLTKHFGKEAVYG, encoded by the coding sequence ATGGGACGTCGCGACGAATTGATTGAACGATATGCCTCTGACCTGAAAGAAAAATGCGGTGTCACGCCAGATATGGACCTGTTGCGCAAGGTCACGATTGGCTGTGGGCCATCCATTTACAACCCCGATGCCAGCACCGTCGCCGGCTCGCAAGAGCATGAGTTGGAAACGGTGCGCAAGAGTTTCCTTGTCAAGAAACTGGGGCTGGCCGATGGGCCGGAACTGGACAAGGCCATAGACGCCGTGATCGAGCAATACGGCCGGTCCGAGCGCAACAAGTATCGCGCCGTGATCTACTATCTGCTGACCAAGCATTTCGGCAAGGAAGCGGTCTACGGCTGA
- the lon gene encoding endopeptidase La: protein MVVFPHMVVPLFVGRDKSVRALETVMNDDKQILLASQVDHTQEDPASGDIYRVGVLANVLQLLKLPDGTVKVLVEGQRRVRITEFTREDGYFEALVAEMPDTAGPDDEIHALMRSVQNEFERYAKIRKNIPDEALAAIADATDPARLADLAAGHLGSSVDKKQAILEMTALNARLEEIYAQMQGELSVLQVERKIKTRVKSQMERTQREYYLNEQMKAIQKELGDGEDGQNELAELEAKIAATKFSKEAREKAEAELKKLKSMSPMSAEATVVRNYLDWMLSIPWGVKSKVKKDLGRAQQVLDADHYSLDKVKERIVEYLAVQSRSAKLKGPIMCLVGPPGVGKTSLGRSVARATGREFIRISLGGVRDESEIRGHRRTYIGSMPGKIIQALKKAKTTNPLILLDEIDKMGQDFRGDPASAMLEVLDPEQNATFVDHYLEVEYDLSNVMFLTTANSYNMPGPLLDRMEVIPLSGYTEDEKLEIARAHLLPKSVKNHGLKRGELTISDNAITQTIRLYTREAGVRNLERELNKIARKAVTKIVKKETDKVIVARDNLEDFLGVPRFRFGSAEKEDQIGVVTGLAWTQVGGELLQIEGLRLPGKGRMKTTGKLGDVMKESIDAASSFVRSIGPEIGVLPPRFDAWDIHVHVPEGATPKDGPSAGVGMVTSIVSVLTQIPVRKNVAMTGEVTLRGNVLAIGGLKEKLLAALRGGIDTVLIPQENAKDLPEIPDNVKEGLTIIPVGHVREVLKHALVRTPDPVEWDAEADEAARLARMAPKPDEAATRPAH, encoded by the coding sequence ATGGTGGTGTTTCCGCATATGGTCGTGCCCCTGTTCGTGGGCCGCGACAAATCCGTGCGCGCGCTCGAAACCGTGATGAATGACGACAAGCAGATCTTGCTGGCCTCTCAGGTGGACCATACGCAGGAAGACCCCGCCAGCGGCGACATATACCGCGTGGGCGTTCTGGCGAACGTGCTGCAATTGCTGAAGCTTCCTGATGGCACCGTCAAGGTGCTGGTCGAAGGGCAGCGCCGTGTGCGCATCACCGAGTTCACGCGCGAGGACGGGTATTTCGAAGCGCTTGTGGCGGAAATGCCGGACACGGCCGGGCCTGATGATGAAATCCACGCGCTGATGCGGTCGGTGCAGAACGAATTCGAACGCTACGCCAAGATCCGCAAGAACATCCCCGACGAAGCGCTGGCGGCCATCGCCGACGCCACCGACCCCGCACGCTTGGCCGATCTGGCCGCTGGGCACTTGGGGTCGAGCGTGGACAAGAAACAGGCCATCCTTGAAATGACGGCGCTGAATGCGCGGCTGGAAGAGATTTACGCCCAGATGCAGGGGGAACTTTCTGTCCTGCAAGTGGAGCGCAAGATCAAGACCCGCGTCAAAAGCCAGATGGAGCGCACGCAGCGCGAGTATTACCTGAATGAGCAGATGAAAGCCATTCAGAAGGAATTGGGCGACGGCGAGGACGGCCAGAACGAACTGGCGGAACTGGAAGCCAAGATTGCCGCGACCAAGTTTTCCAAGGAAGCGCGTGAAAAGGCCGAAGCCGAACTGAAGAAGCTGAAGAGCATGTCGCCCATGTCCGCCGAAGCGACCGTGGTGCGCAACTATCTGGACTGGATGTTGTCCATCCCGTGGGGCGTGAAGAGCAAGGTCAAGAAAGACCTTGGCCGCGCGCAACAGGTGCTGGATGCCGACCATTACAGCCTAGACAAAGTGAAGGAACGGATCGTCGAATACCTGGCGGTTCAGTCGCGCTCTGCCAAGCTGAAAGGCCCGATCATGTGCCTTGTCGGCCCTCCGGGTGTGGGTAAAACCAGCCTTGGGCGCTCTGTGGCCCGCGCAACAGGGCGCGAATTTATCCGCATCAGCTTGGGCGGCGTCCGTGACGAATCCGAGATTCGTGGCCATCGGCGCACCTATATCGGGTCCATGCCGGGCAAGATCATCCAAGCGCTGAAAAAGGCCAAAACGACCAACCCGCTTATCCTGCTCGATGAAATCGACAAGATGGGACAGGATTTCCGGGGCGACCCGGCAAGCGCCATGCTGGAAGTGCTGGACCCGGAACAGAACGCAACCTTTGTCGACCACTATCTGGAAGTGGAATACGACCTGTCCAATGTCATGTTCCTGACCACGGCCAATAGCTACAACATGCCGGGGCCGCTGCTGGACCGGATGGAAGTGATCCCGCTGTCGGGCTATACCGAAGATGAGAAGCTGGAAATTGCCCGCGCGCATCTGCTGCCCAAATCGGTCAAGAACCACGGGTTGAAGCGCGGCGAATTGACGATTTCCGACAATGCGATCACGCAAACGATCCGGCTGTATACCCGCGAAGCCGGGGTGCGGAACCTTGAGCGCGAGTTGAACAAGATCGCGCGCAAGGCCGTCACCAAGATCGTGAAAAAGGAAACCGACAAGGTGATCGTGGCGCGCGACAACCTTGAAGATTTTCTGGGCGTGCCGCGTTTCCGCTTCGGCTCTGCCGAGAAAGAGGACCAGATCGGCGTTGTCACCGGCCTTGCATGGACGCAAGTAGGCGGCGAATTGTTGCAGATCGAGGGCTTGCGCCTGCCCGGCAAGGGCCGGATGAAAACCACCGGCAAGCTGGGCGATGTGATGAAGGAATCGATCGACGCGGCCAGTTCTTTCGTGCGCTCTATCGGGCCGGAAATCGGCGTTTTGCCACCGCGCTTTGACGCATGGGATATTCACGTCCACGTCCCAGAGGGGGCAACCCCCAAGGACGGGCCAAGTGCTGGCGTGGGGATGGTGACATCCATCGTGTCGGTGCTAACGCAGATCCCTGTGCGTAAGAATGTCGCCATGACCGGCGAAGTTACGCTGCGCGGCAATGTTCTGGCCATCGGTGGCCTGAAAGAGAAGCTGCTCGCGGCCCTGCGCGGCGGCATCGACACGGTGCTGATCCCGCAGGAAAACGCCAAGGATTTGCCGGAAATCCCGGACAATGTGAAGGAAGGGCTGACCATCATTCCGGTGGGCCATGTCCGCGAAGTGCTAAAGCATGCGCTTGTCCGAACCCCGGACCCGGTGGAATGGGATGCCGAAGCCGATGAGGCCGCCCGCCTTGCGCGCATGGCCCCAAAGCCGGACGAGGCCGCAACGCGCCCGGCGCATTGA
- the xdhC gene encoding xanthine dehydrogenase accessory protein XdhC, giving the protein MTLRALLERDSPLVHLRLSAVAGSAPREVGAEMVVSGHAQAGTIGGGQMEFRAVARAREMLAIGTAQDSLTLALGPDIGQCCGGRVTVMLSVLTPDARAALLARLESAQAPTVMILGAGHVGRALAQVLAPLPCRVVLVDNRAEELAQAPASADHRLTPMAEAEIDHAPPGTAFVVTTHDHGLDFLLTLAALKRGDAAYVGLIGSATKRARFTRFAQDHNTDASALTCPIGAAGLGDKRPEVIALMAAQEIFAAFARATKGTP; this is encoded by the coding sequence ATGACCCTGCGCGCTCTGTTGGAAAGAGATTCGCCTTTGGTGCATCTGCGACTGAGCGCGGTCGCAGGATCGGCCCCGCGCGAGGTGGGGGCCGAGATGGTTGTGTCGGGACATGCGCAGGCGGGGACCATCGGTGGCGGACAGATGGAGTTTCGCGCGGTGGCGCGAGCACGCGAGATGTTGGCCATAGGCACCGCACAAGACAGCCTGACCTTGGCGCTTGGGCCGGATATCGGCCAATGCTGCGGCGGGCGGGTGACGGTTATGCTCAGCGTGCTGACCCCGGACGCCCGCGCGGCCCTGCTGGCACGGCTTGAAAGCGCGCAAGCCCCAACCGTCATGATCTTGGGCGCAGGCCATGTGGGGCGGGCATTGGCGCAGGTCTTGGCCCCGCTGCCCTGCCGCGTGGTGTTGGTGGACAACCGGGCCGAGGAACTGGCGCAAGCGCCCGCCAGCGCCGATCACCGCCTGACGCCGATGGCCGAGGCCGAGATTGACCATGCGCCGCCCGGCACGGCATTCGTGGTCACCACCCATGACCATGGGCTGGATTTTCTGCTGACCCTTGCGGCGCTGAAGCGCGGCGATGCCGCCTATGTCGGGCTGATAGGGTCCGCGACCAAACGCGCGCGGTTTACCCGTTTCGCGCAGGACCACAACACCGACGCATCGGCGCTGACCTGCCCCATAGGTGCGGCGGGCCTTGGCGACAAGCGGCCAGAGGTCATCGCCCTGATGGCCGCGCAAGAGATTTTCGCCGCCTTCGCGCGCGCAACCAAAGGAACCCCATGA
- the xdhB gene encoding xanthine dehydrogenase molybdopterin binding subunit: MKDADRITGAAHDSVIHDSAVKHVTGRAEYTDDITEPTGCLHAYIGTATVAKGHITALDLSAVRAAPGVVAVLTEDDIPGHNDISPTGLNDEPIFSRDVQFHGQPLFAVVAETRDLARRACTLAKISYDRADHATDIDAAEAAGYPDVTAPLTLARGDAESALAKAPHRIQGRMRVGGQDHMYLEGQIALAIPGEDDEMVVVASTQHPSEAQHMVAHALSVPANAVVVNVRRMGGGFGGKETQMNLFCTVAALAARATGRAVKLRPDRDQDMEITGKRHDFRIDYDLGFDEDGRIIAVDGMFAARCGWSSDLSGPVTDRALFHADNAYYYPHVRLRSRPIQTNTVSNTAFRGFGGPQGLIAAERMIEEIAYKLGRDPLDVRRANFYREGADVTPYHQQVTDNILTRLVDELEASSDYQARRKAVLAFNAKGGVIRKGIALTPVKFGISFTATWYNQAGALVHVYSDGSIHLNHGGTEMGQGLFTKVAQVVAEAFQVDLSRIKITKTTTEKVPNTSATAASSGSDLNGMAALNACEQIKARLVAFAAAKWGVAEDAVQFLPGRVAVGAEILTWDAFIKSAYMARVQLSAAGFYKTPDIHWDRAKGQGRPFYYFAYGAACSEVSVDTLTGESRVDRVDVLHDVGRSLNPALDLGQVEGAFVQGMGWLTSEELVWDAEGRLRTHAPSTYKIPLAGDRPRVFNVALAEWSVNPERTIKRSKAVGEPPFMLPVSVFEAIGMAVASVADYRECPRLDAPATPERVLMAVERLRG; the protein is encoded by the coding sequence ATGAAAGACGCAGATCGCATCACCGGTGCGGCACATGACAGCGTGATCCACGATTCCGCCGTAAAGCACGTCACCGGGCGCGCGGAATATACCGACGACATCACCGAACCCACGGGCTGCCTGCACGCCTATATCGGCACCGCGACGGTAGCGAAGGGGCATATCACCGCGTTGGACCTGTCCGCCGTGCGCGCGGCCCCCGGCGTAGTCGCGGTCCTGACCGAGGATGACATTCCCGGCCACAACGACATCTCGCCCACTGGCCTCAATGATGAGCCGATCTTTAGCCGTGACGTGCAGTTCCACGGCCAGCCCCTGTTCGCCGTGGTGGCAGAAACCCGCGATCTGGCCCGCCGCGCCTGCACCTTGGCCAAGATCAGCTATGACCGCGCCGACCATGCGACCGACATCGACGCCGCAGAGGCCGCCGGATACCCCGACGTGACCGCGCCGCTGACGCTGGCGCGTGGCGACGCGGAAAGCGCACTTGCGAAAGCCCCGCACCGCATTCAGGGCCGAATGCGCGTAGGCGGGCAGGACCACATGTATCTGGAAGGGCAGATCGCGCTCGCCATTCCGGGCGAGGATGACGAGATGGTGGTCGTCGCCTCTACCCAGCACCCGTCCGAAGCGCAGCACATGGTCGCCCATGCTTTGAGCGTGCCCGCGAACGCGGTCGTGGTGAATGTGCGCCGCATGGGCGGGGGTTTCGGCGGCAAGGAAACCCAGATGAACCTGTTCTGCACGGTCGCCGCTTTGGCGGCGCGTGCCACGGGTCGCGCTGTCAAGCTACGCCCCGACCGCGATCAGGACATGGAGATTACGGGCAAACGCCATGATTTCCGCATAGATTACGATCTGGGATTTGACGAGGACGGGCGCATTATCGCAGTTGATGGTATGTTCGCCGCGCGCTGTGGCTGGTCATCCGACCTGTCCGGCCCCGTGACCGACCGCGCGCTGTTCCATGCCGACAATGCCTATTACTACCCCCATGTGCGCCTTCGGTCGCGCCCGATCCAGACCAACACGGTCAGCAACACGGCGTTTCGCGGCTTTGGCGGCCCGCAAGGGCTGATCGCCGCCGAACGTATGATCGAGGAAATCGCCTATAAGCTGGGCCGCGACCCGCTAGACGTGCGGCGCGCGAATTTTTATCGCGAGGGGGCGGATGTAACGCCCTACCACCAGCAGGTGACGGACAACATCCTGACGCGGCTGGTGGATGAGTTGGAGGCGTCCAGCGACTACCAAGCGCGGCGCAAGGCTGTCTTGGCTTTCAACGCGAAGGGGGGCGTTATCCGCAAGGGCATCGCGCTGACGCCGGTGAAATTCGGCATCAGCTTTACCGCGACATGGTATAATCAGGCGGGCGCGCTTGTGCATGTCTATTCGGACGGCTCCATCCACCTAAACCACGGCGGCACGGAAATGGGTCAAGGCCTGTTCACCAAGGTCGCGCAAGTGGTGGCAGAGGCGTTTCAGGTGGACCTGTCGCGCATCAAGATCACCAAGACGACCACGGAAAAAGTGCCGAACACTTCCGCCACCGCCGCCAGCAGCGGGTCGGACCTGAACGGTATGGCCGCGTTGAACGCGTGCGAGCAGATCAAGGCGCGGCTTGTGGCCTTCGCGGCAGCGAAATGGGGCGTGGCCGAGGATGCGGTGCAATTCCTGCCCGGTCGCGTGGCGGTGGGTGCGGAGATTCTGACCTGGGACGCTTTCATCAAATCCGCCTATATGGCGCGGGTGCAGCTATCGGCGGCGGGGTTCTATAAAACCCCCGACATTCATTGGGACCGCGCCAAGGGGCAGGGCCGCCCCTTCTACTACTTCGCCTATGGCGCGGCCTGTTCCGAGGTAAGCGTGGACACGCTGACGGGCGAGTCGCGCGTGGACCGGGTGGATGTGCTGCATGATGTGGGCCGCTCGCTGAACCCGGCGCTGGATTTAGGGCAGGTCGAAGGCGCGTTCGTGCAGGGTATGGGGTGGCTGACCTCGGAAGAACTGGTTTGGGACGCGGAAGGCCGTCTGCGCACCCACGCCCCCAGCACCTATAAGATTCCACTGGCCGGCGACCGCCCGCGTGTGTTCAACGTGGCCTTGGCGGAATGGTCGGTGAACCCCGAACGCACCATCAAACGCTCCAAAGCCGTGGGAGAGCCGCCCTTCATGCTGCCCGTTTCGGTGTTTGAGGCAATCGGCATGGCCGTGGCATCGGTGGCCGATTACCGCGAATGCCCAAGGCTGGACGCACCCGCCACGCCGGAACGCGTGCTGATGGCGGTGGAGCGGTTGCGCGGATGA
- the guaD gene encoding guanine deaminase, which yields MTQTLIRARLLTFHREPQTPDDEGALTYIEDGALLVEDGMIRAMGEARDVAAPEAQIIDHRPHLLMPGFIDTHLHFPQTQVIASWAAELLDWLNDYTFPEETRYADPTLCAKMASAFLDRLTDHGTTTAVAYASVHAASAEALFAEGLKRDMRLITGKVMMDRNAPDALCDTPQSSYDDSKSLIARWHGKGRLGYAITPRFAITSTPAQMEAAQALAQEHPDCHIQTHLSENHAEIALSCQLYPDAKDYTDIYARYGLLRGNSLLGHCIHLSDREIGALAEAGSKPVFCPTSNLFLGSGLFNDAKLRGGGLTNAIATDIGGGTSYSLLQTLAEGYKVLQLQGQRLHPYRAFHWITRGNAVALGLTDRIGTLEPGTEADFVVLNAHATPAMAQRMERARGLADELFTLQVMGDDRAVVQTYVAGQQRKAA from the coding sequence ATGACCCAGACCCTGATCCGCGCGCGGCTGCTGACCTTCCACCGCGAACCGCAAACGCCCGATGACGAGGGCGCATTAACCTATATCGAGGATGGCGCGCTGCTGGTCGAGGACGGCATGATCCGCGCCATGGGCGAGGCGCGCGACGTTGCAGCCCCCGAAGCACAAATCATCGACCACCGCCCGCATCTGTTGATGCCGGGGTTCATCGACACCCATCTGCACTTTCCGCAAACGCAGGTCATTGCAAGCTGGGCGGCAGAATTGCTGGATTGGCTGAATGACTACACCTTCCCCGAGGAAACGCGCTATGCCGACCCTACGCTCTGCGCCAAAATGGCCAGCGCTTTTCTGGACCGGCTGACGGACCATGGCACCACCACGGCTGTTGCCTATGCGTCGGTGCACGCAGCCTCTGCCGAAGCACTTTTTGCCGAAGGCTTGAAGCGTGACATGCGGCTAATCACAGGCAAGGTGATGATGGACCGCAACGCGCCAGACGCTTTATGCGACACGCCGCAATCAAGCTATGATGACAGCAAATCCTTGATCGCGCGTTGGCACGGCAAGGGGCGCTTGGGCTATGCGATTACCCCGCGCTTTGCCATCACCTCGACACCTGCGCAGATGGAAGCGGCGCAAGCGCTGGCGCAAGAGCACCCAGATTGCCACATCCAGACCCATTTGAGCGAGAACCACGCCGAGATCGCACTGTCCTGCCAGCTTTACCCGGATGCCAAGGATTACACCGACATCTACGCCCGCTATGGGTTGCTGCGCGGCAACAGCCTGCTGGGCCATTGCATTCACCTTAGCGACCGCGAGATCGGCGCGCTGGCAGAGGCCGGTTCCAAGCCCGTCTTCTGCCCCACGTCGAACCTGTTTTTGGGGTCGGGCCTGTTCAACGATGCCAAGCTGCGCGGGGGCGGGCTGACCAACGCCATCGCCACCGATATCGGCGGCGGCACCAGCTATTCCCTGCTGCAAACTTTGGCAGAGGGCTACAAGGTGCTGCAACTGCAAGGCCAGCGGCTGCACCCCTACCGCGCGTTTCACTGGATTACGCGGGGCAATGCCGTGGCTTTGGGGCTGACCGACCGCATCGGCACGCTGGAACCGGGCACAGAGGCCGATTTCGTCGTGCTGAACGCCCACGCAACCCCCGCAATGGCGCAGCGCATGGAACGTGCGCGCGGGCTGGCGGATGAATTGTTCACCCTGCAAGTGATGGGCGATGACCGCGCCGTGGTGCAAACCTATGTGGCCGGGCAACAGCGCAAAGCAGCCTGA